Part of the Micromonospora inyonensis genome, CGCCGACCGGCTCGGTGTGGAGACGGTCAACTACGCCGAGACGGACGTGCTGGAGGCGCTGCGGGAGATGACCGCCGGCCGTGGCCCGGACGCCTGCATCGAGGCGGTCGGCATGGAGGCCCACGACGTCGGCCCGGGATACGCGTACGACAGGGCGAAGCAGACGGCCCGGTTGCAGACCGACCGGCCGGTCCCGGTCCGGCAGGCGATCATGGCCTGCCGCAAGGGCGGCACGGTGAGCATCGTCGGCGTCTACGGCGGGTTCGTGGACAAGTTCCCGCTCGGCGCGGCGATGAACAAGGCGCTGGTGCTGCGGATGGGGCAGATGCACGCCCAGCGTTACATCCCCATGCTGCTGGACCGGATCGCCGCCGGCGAGATGGACCCCGGCTACCTGGCCACCCATCCGATGCCGCTGGCCGACGGGGTGCGCGGCTACGAGATCTTCGAGAAGAAGCAGGAGGCCTGCCTACGTACCGTGCTGCACCCGCAGGCCTGACCGTCCGGCACAGCTCCGCACGCTCCACCGTGGTCCGGCTCCTCGGGGTGTGGGCCAGCGGCTGCGGGTGTGGGCCAGCTCCGGTCTCGTCCGCTGGCTCCTCCCCGTGCGGCCGGATCCTGCTTGGCTGGGCAGACCGGCGGCGCGATCCGACGCGGGTGTCGGAGCCTGGCGCGGACCGACGCCGAGCGCCGGTGACGGGAGGGAGCGGCATGAAGGACAACAGGTCACCCCGGTGGCGGGTGGACCGGCGACGCGACGGTCGGCGGCTCCCGGTACCACCCCGGCTCTACACCGCGCATCTCGCCTTCGAGGCGGCGCACCTGACCGAGGCGCGTGAGCGGGCGGTGGAGTACGCCGAGGCGCTCAGCCTGCTCCGTCCCGAGATGGCGCTCGGTGGTGCGGCCTGCTCGCCGGCCAACGCCTGGCACCGGGCGGAGCCGCTGTTCTGCGGGGCGATCGGTCCGGACGGGGAGCGCTGCGCCGACGTGGTCGGTCATCCCGGCTTCCACCACGGTCCCGGTCTCGGCGGGCTCGGGTGGGGCGACGGTGACGGGTGACCGGGGCCGGACCGGGCCGACGTGGGGTCCCGTCGGATTCCACGTCGCCCGCCGTCGAGCGCCCGGTCGCGGGGGCAGGTCTCAGTCCAGGTCGAACTCGCCGTCCTGCGCGCCGGCGACGAAGGCGTCCCACTCGGCCTGGGTGAAGACCAGGACCGGGCCGTCCGGCTCGGCCGAGTTGCGCATGCCGATCAGGTCGTCGACGAAGGCGACCTCGACCGCGCTGTCGGAGGTGTCCCCCTCGGCGCGCTGCCAGACGGCCCGCGACAGGTCGAAATCGCCCTTGGGGTGCTGACCCATTGTTGCTTCCTCCAGTGCCG contains:
- a CDS encoding DUF397 domain-containing protein, whose protein sequence is MGQHPKGDFDLSRAVWQRAEGDTSDSAVEVAFVDDLIGMRNSAEPDGPVLVFTQAEWDAFVAGAQDGEFDLD